In Drosophila santomea strain STO CAGO 1482 chromosome 2L, Prin_Dsan_1.1, whole genome shotgun sequence, a single window of DNA contains:
- the LOC120458090 gene encoding neurogenic protein mastermind isoform X3 — protein sequence MSIAAAENAGLSPSDLPDHWASGTSNPSTSTSSSSSSSGSSISASGSNNNKYNSGNISVCNLPRSSPAAATAAVTLSSTAGGIGSNLLSGLHHGLAPGTHPLQRATAASGGGAGAGGVAGASTAAALALQQHQHQHQNQHQHQQQAQQQQHQQQTQQQQQLAYQHQQLQQQIISQRSIQNKAAATAAAQTASLAAALQRSAAIMNAVASPISANSANSATSGRKIRRKTDSKVNLPQSQINKCNNEKRRREAENGYIEQLSEILTLNKRGDMTSTKPDKAAILNQVVRTYREICDKGQNRDISSTSTNNNNSTTTTNNNTNSNNNNNTSKPQATSTRCTRCATDNCSIHPVQQGEVSSTEPPLAEPSLLLGQVPEISAYFEALEHYISGVGWVLLQVNANGIIESCTQNIRDLIGYEKQELYHQPLYMYLYSGDHAKLEPIINTMYNNPNGGSNNSANNSGPGGTSAGPSAGVWGDLEELNNGNASQGSNSNGASGLGGAGGAAAGKSKSSISTRVRMLVKDTRTATQTSSNCEEKPLRQAGHQDKYEEVVLIAAPVKDDADASSSVLCLITRPEDESPLEINIQQHVQQQPIEQMTFKLDIHGKILTLDPTALREPFKQHLQTWVGRLWQDLCHPHDLSTLKSHLRDIQDSASANSPGAGAGTSVVSRPFRLRLGAPDVYVHVKANSRLFLNQTPGEGDFIMSVQTLLNSENDMNSSNTGAGSGGLGLGQLCAMAPSPSLASSLLSSLSMDGLHGGTGSGSSSSPAASGMLPTHLLGGLVGGGQQGGGGNSTQTTSVGGPLMSSAIINGTGLQQQQQQQQRSGASSSASSSANALVNAFTASPAAAEHSFYGSDTFEFDIAAHSSSFELDPSGGVGAWTDSRPNSRASVATPVSTPRPPSGHGFSPAVCASPATPYQLSSHSAASLPSPQSNASAGGGNYGGFNFHSFEAGDVKPEKDVQQQQNQQQANNNSSSSNPLLGGGLPNGVGGMLLSQQQQQQQQQTPPQQQQQQQQQESSERLRHLLTKSQSMAGGLGGLGDDEKYFKTEGSEDEKHGSGGFKMGGQAGGLGMFGPMGSMGRGVGNSSMLHKAGNSQNPMLLKLLNEKSEDDEGNGSGGGPGSMNNSRQSELMRQLKNPDGGSHGMHRNSASGNMSTEDLKAMLKIQSDPSLSRKRSLNEPDDDPSAKRSEDKPSKLCTQNKMLAKLLQNPPKIPKAPNPEQPLQVKTLPDITSSTVSSTLAAPGNLISAGSTGPKAAANRNRKQQQQQQQQQQQQQQQQQQQQQQQVAGIPSQQQQQQPNDVYLSQQQQQQLQPPQLAFQHQQQQLATTATTSITTAASTSAAAAAAAAILGERDSELSKLLDSVMEYYPDDTPIVTNAPSEASAINDIQKSLMLDVESAAFGNDLNQQLMMSQQQQHQQQQQQQQLLALQLAQQQQQQRQQHLQQPPAYPGMLNMQQQQHQQQQQQQNQQHIMQRLEAMRNQGNQGFQRPPPMYSARGRGPMNAVATPGGVVLPAQQQLRNMRQQQQLAAAQQKERLLQQQQKQQMLVPENATGMNAGLNNIGSLLNTTVAPNVSLSRTNLPSDAQLSPNFAQTLMQQQLSPGRSAPYSPQPNQGYAPQFPQPGQRLSPQQQQQLSQQQQNNVQQQQLAYQQQQVGDGGRSNTPFGSNSGMQSPGMQNSPQQWGAGGGGGGGPGGPLPSGNAGRTLQQHNPMLIAQLQGVSPYNARQYQQNQRRGLNSPGAVGPGGNPATLQRQNSFQGQGGGGATTPDGSGVGFGGPQSPYGSNVNVFQQQQLQRLQRQGSVPQATQHLPAGGGGGVAGGSANSEFVKQELRAVVSVRAQQAAAAATGGAGGGGGGGGVAQRGQTPQSPLQQGSVIGSGGGIVGGVNSTNTMGNVTPTGSGNVSNSMLNTPPDPTLSFSFETPDFFTSSATR from the exons GCTTAGCCCAAGTGACTTACCAGATCATTGGGCCTCAGGTACATCAAATCCATCGACCtcgaccagcagcagcagcagcagcagcggcagtaGCATTAGcgccagcggcagcaacaacaacaagtacAACAGCGGCAACATATCGGTCTGCAACCTGCCGCGCTCATCGCCGGccgctgcaacagcagccgtTACACTATCGTCGACCGCCGGCGGCATTGGCAGCAACTTGTTGAGCGGCCTGCATCACGGACTGGCGCCCGGTACGCATCCACTGCAGCGCGCGACGGCAGCCAGCGGAGGCGGAGCTGGtgctgggggcgtggcaggcgcCTCGACAGCAGCGGCACTTGCACTccagcaacatcagcatcagcatcagaatcagcaccagcaccagcagcaggcgcaacagcagcagcatcagcagcagacgcagcagcagcagcaattggcctaccagcatcagcaactgcagcagcagatcATCTCGCAGCGTTCCATACAAAACAAGGCGGCGGCCACCGCTGCCGCACAAACGGCAAGTCTTGCTGCTGCCCTGCAGCGATCGGCTGCCATTATGAATGCGGTGGCATCGCCGATCTCAGCCAACTCTGCCAACTCAGCGACGTCCGGCCGAAAGATACGCCGCAAGACGGATTCAAAGGTCAATCTG CCCCAATCACAAATCAACAAATGCAACAATGAGAAGCGACGTCGCGAGGCGGAGAATGGCTATATCGAGCAGCTGTCGGAGATATTGACGCTGAACAAGCGTGGAGATATGACCTCAACGAAACCGGACAAGGCGGCTATACTAAACCAAGTGGTTCGAACG TATCGTGAGATTTGTGACAAGGGCCAAAATCGTGATATATCCTCAACGTCgacgaacaacaacaactccACGACAACgaccaacaacaacacgaatagcaacaataacaacaacaccagcaaaCCACAAGCAACCTCAACACGCTGCACCCGCTGCGCCACGGACAACTGCTCGATCCATCCGGTGCAACAGGGCGAGGTCTCGTCGACGGAACCACCACTCGCGGAGCCATCACTACTGCTCGGCCAGGTGCCAGAGATATCGGCGTACTTTGAGGCACTCGAGCACTATATCAGCGGCGTCGGCTGGGTCCTGCTGCAGGTGAACGCCAACGGCATCATTGAGTCCTGCACGCAGAACATCCGCGACCTGATCGGCTATGAGAAGCAGGAGCTGTACCACCAGCCGCTCTACATGTACCTCTATTCGGGGGATCACGCCAAGCTAGAGCCGATCATCAACACCATGTACAACAATCCCAATGGCGGAAGTAACAACTCCGCCAATAATTCTGGCCCCGGCGGCACTTCTGCTGGCCCCTCGGCGGGCGTTTGGGGCGATCTCGAGGAGCTGAACAATGGCAATGCCTCACAGGGCTCCAATTCCAACGGAGCGAGCGGCTTGGGTGGAGCTGGTGGCGCTGCGGCGGGCAAGTCTAAGAGCAGCATCTCCACCAGGGTGCGCATGCTAGTCAAGGACACGCGCACGGCCACCCAAACGTCGTCCAACTGCGAGGAGAAGCCACTGAGGCAGGCCGGCCATCAGGACAAGTACGAGGAGGTGGTCCTTATAGCGGCACCCGTCAAGG ACGATGCCGATGCCAGCAGCTCGGTGCTGTGCCTGATCACACGGCCGGAGGATGAGTCGCCCCTGGAGATCAACATTCAGCAGCacgtgcagcagcagccgatCGAGCAGATGACCTTCAAGCTGGACATCCACGGCAAAATACTCACCCTCGATCCCACGGCACTGCGGGAGCCGTTCAAGCAGCACCTGCAGACGTGGGTGGGCCGCCTGTGGCAGGATCTATGCCATCCGCACGACCTCTCCACCCTCAAGTCGCATCTGCGCGACATACAGGACTCGGCCAGCGCCAATTCGCCGGGTGCCGGAGCTGGCACCAGTGTGGTATCGCGTCCGTTTCGTTTACGATTGGGAGCACCGGATGTATACGTGCATGTGAAGGCAAACTCGAGACTGTTCCTCAACCAGACGCCTGGCGAGGGCGACTTCATAATGTCCGTACAGACGCTGCTCAACTCGGAGAACGACatgaacagcagcaacactgGAGCGGGCAGTGGCGGATTGGGCTTGGGCCAACTGTGCGCCATGGCACCGAGTCCCTCGCTTGCCAGCTCACTGCTCAGCAGCCTGTCCATGGATGGTCTGCACGGTGGAACCGGTTCCGgatcctcctcctcgccaGCGGCCTCTGGCATGTTGCCCACCCATCTGCTGGGCGGACTGGTGGGCGGCGGTCAAcagggcggcggcggcaacaGCACACAGACAACAAGCGTGGGCGGACCGCTGATGAGTAGCGCCATTATCAACGGCACCggactgcagcagcaacaacaacagcagcagcgatccGGCGCCAGCTCATCGGCCAGCTCGTCGGCAAATGCGCTGGTCAACGCGTTTACCGCTTCGCCAGCGGCTGCGGAGCATAGCTTCTACGGAAGCGATACCTTCGAATTCGACATTGCAGCACATTCCTCCTCATTCGAATTGGATCCCAGTGGCGGTGTGGGAGCCTGGACGGATTCGCGTCCAAATTCGCGAGCCTCGGTGGCCACGCCCGTTAGCACGCCGCGCCCTCCGTCTGGACACGGATTTAGTCCGGCTGTTTGCGCATCGCCGGCCACGCCGTATCAGCTATCCTCGCACTCCGCCGCCAGCCTGCCCTCGCCGCAGTCGAATGCCAGTGCCGGCGGAGGCAACTACGGTGGCTTCAACTTCCACTCCTTCGAGGCGGGCGATGTGAAGCCCGAGAAGGatgtccagcagcagcaaaaccagcagcaggcaaacaacaatagcagcagcagcaacccaCTATTGGGCGGCGGTTTGCCAAACGGCGTTGGTGGAATGCTGCTctcccagcagcagcaacaacagcagcagcagacaccgccccaacagcagcagcaacagcagcaacaggagtCCTCGGAGCGGTTGCGCCATTTGCTGACCAAGTCGCAGAGCATGGCCGGCGGTCTGGGAGGACTGGGCGACGATGAGAAG TACTTCAAGACCGAGGGCAGCGAGGATGAGAAGCACGGCAGCGGTGGTTTCAAGATGGGTGGCCAGGCCGGAGGACTGGGAATGTTCGGACCCATGGGATCGATGGGGCGCGGTGTCGGCAACTCAAGTATGCTGCACAAGGCAGGCAATTCCCAGAACCCCATGCTGCTCAAG CTTCTCAACGAGAAGTCCGAGGACGATGAGGGCAACGGATCGGGTGGTGGGCCAGGTTCAATGAACAACTCCCGGCAGAGCGAGCTGATGCGTCAGCTAAAGAATCCGGACGGTGGCAGTCACGGGATGCACCGTAACAGTGCCAGCGGCAACATGAGCACCGAGGACCTGAAGGCGATGCTCAAGATCCAAAGCGATCCATCGCTGAGCCGAAAGCGATCACTAAACGAGCCCGACGACGATCCCTCTGCCAAACGGTCGGAGGACAAGCCCAGCAAACTGTGCACGCAGAACAAGATGTTGGCCAAGCTGCTGCAGAATCCGCCAAAGATACCCAAAGCACCCAATCCCGAGCAGCCGCTGCAAGTGAAGACGCTGCCGGACATCACCAGCTCCACGGTGAGCAGCACGCTGGCCGCTCCGGGTAACCTCATTAGCGCTGGCAGCACCGGACCCAAAGCGGCAGCCAATCGCAACcgaaagcagcaacaacagcagcagcagcaacagcagcaacaacagcagcagcagcaacagcagcagcagcaacaggtcGCCGGCATTCCttcccagcagcaacaacagcagccaaacGATGTCTACCTcagtcagcagcagcaacagcaactccAGCCGCCGCAGCTGGCCttccagcaccagcaacagcaactggcGACCACAGCAACTACCTCAATTACCACAGCGGCCTCCACTTCGGCAGCAgctgcggcagcggcggccaTTCTGGGCGAACGCGACTCGGAGCTGTCCAAGTTGCTGGACAGCGTAATGGAGTATTATCCAGATGATACACCCATCGTGACCAATGCCCCATCCGAGGCCTCGGCAATCAACGACATTCAAAAGTCGCTGATGCTGGACGTAGAGTCGGCGGCCTTTGGAAACGATCTAAACCAGCAGCTTATGAtgagccagcagcaacagcaccagcaacaacagcagcagcaacaactgctgGCGTTGCAGCTtgcccaacagcagcagcaacagcgacagcagcatctgcagcagccCCCTGCCTATCCGGGCATGCtcaacatgcaacagcagcaacaccaacagcagcagcaacagcaaaaccAGCAGCACATCATGCAGCGCCTGGAAGCCATGCGCAATCAGGGCAACCAGGGTTTCCAGCGACCACCACCCATGTATTCCGCTCGCGGTCGTGGGCCCATGAATGCGGTGGCCACTCCGGGGGGCGTGGTGTTGCctgcccagcagcagctgcgcaACATgcgacaacagcagcagttggcGGCGGCGCAGCAGAAGGAGCGTTtactgcagcaacagcagaagcagcaaatGCTCGTTCCCGAGAATGCCA CTGGCATGAATGCGGGCTTGAACAACATTGGCTCGCTTCTCAACACGACGGTGGCCCCCAATGTGTCCCTGTCCCGCACGAACCTGCCCTCAGATGCCCAGCTCAGTCCAAACTTTGCTCAGACCctgatgcagcagcagctcagtCCCGGTCGCAGCGCGCCCTACAGCCCGCAGCCCAACCAAG GCTATGCCCCTCAGTTTCCGCAACCTGGCCAACGTCTCTccccgcagcagcagcagcagcttagccagcagcaacagaacaatgtccagcagcaacagttggcctaccagcagcaacaggtcGGCGACGGCGGACGTTCCAACACTCCGTTTGGCTCAAACTCGGGAATGCAGTCGCCGGGCATGCAGAACAGTCCGCAGCAGTGGGGAGctggcggcggaggaggcggtggaCCCGGCGGTCCACTGCCGTCTGGCAATGCCGGAAGAACACTGCAGCAACACAACCCGATGCTCATTGCACAGCTGCAG GGCGTGAGTCCGTACAATGCGCGTCAATACCAACAGAACCAGAGACGCGGCCTCAATTCCCCAGGAGCAGTCGGACCCGGTGGCAATCCGGCGACTCTGCAGCGGCAGAACTCGTTCCAGGGACAAGGCGGTGGCGGAGCCACAACGCCCGATGGTTCCGGCGTGGGTTTCGGCGGTCCACAGTCCCCCTACGGCAGCAATGTCAATgttttccagcagcagcagttgcagcgtCTGCAGCGACAGGGCAGCGTGCCACAGGCCACCCAGCATCTGCCAG